In Desulfuromonas sp., a single genomic region encodes these proteins:
- a CDS encoding 4-carboxymuconolactone decarboxylase, giving the protein METYYKPEDLGKFAEIGEEAPELAQKFFDYYGAVFAEGELTAREKALIALGVAHAVQCPYCIDAYTQSCLEKGSNLGEMTEAVHVANAIRGGATLVHGVQMRNIAEKLSM; this is encoded by the coding sequence ATGGAGACATACTACAAGCCGGAAGACCTGGGGAAATTCGCTGAAATCGGAGAAGAAGCCCCGGAGCTGGCCCAAAAGTTTTTCGACTACTACGGTGCGGTATTTGCCGAGGGTGAATTGACCGCCCGGGAGAAAGCACTGATTGCCCTCGGCGTCGCTCACGCCGTACAGTGTCCCTATTGCATCGACGCCTACACCCAATCCTGTCTCGAAAAAGGCTCGAACCTCGGCGAAATGACCGAAGCCGTTCATGTCGCCAACGCAATCCGTGGCGGCGCAACGCTGGTTCACGGAGTGCAGATGCGCAATATTGCCGAGAAGTTGTCAATGTGA
- a CDS encoding pyridine nucleotide-disulfide oxidoreductase produces MKISISKFMVIGIIAGLIWAFFAFDLGQYLTLDYIKTQQAAFNDYYEQNRLLTIAVYILIYIVVTALSLPGAAVLTLAGGALLGLWVALVAVSFASTIGATLAFLVSRFLLRDWVQGKFGDKLKAINNGVEKDGAFYLFSLRLVPIFPFFVINLVMGLTPLKTGLFYIVSQVGMLPGTFVYVNAGTQLGQIESASGILSPAIIFSFVLLGIFPLIARKVLDMVKARKVYKDFNKPTAFDYNLVAIGAGSAGLVSAYIGAAVKAKVALIEKHKMGGDCLNTGCVPSKALLRSAKMLSYAQRAQEFGFRKNEVDFDFAEVMERVQNVISKVEPHDSIERYTDLGVEVFTGEATIVSPWEVEVNGKVISTRSIIVATGARPFIPPIPGLDQVEYKTSDNIWELRQKPERLVVLGGGPIGSELTQAFARLGSRVTQIEMAPRIMGREDSDAADYIKQKFVDEGVNVLTEHQAKEVVVEGDKKMLICEHNAEKVEIAFDEILVAVGRKANVSGFGLEELGVRIAERGTIETDPYLRTNFPNILCAGDVAGPYQFTHTAGHQAWYAAVNALFGSFKKFKVDYSVIPWATYTDPEVARVGLNETEAKEQDIPYEVTKYGIDDLDRAIADSEDHGWVKVLTKPGTDRILGVTIVGTHASDIIAEYILAMKNSIGLNKILGTIHIYPTLAESNKMAAGQWKKDHAPEKLLQWVEKLHRWRR; encoded by the coding sequence ATGAAAATATCCATCTCGAAATTTATGGTGATCGGCATCATTGCCGGACTCATCTGGGCCTTTTTTGCTTTCGACCTCGGCCAGTATCTGACCCTCGATTACATCAAGACGCAGCAAGCCGCCTTCAATGATTACTACGAGCAGAATCGCCTCCTGACAATCGCTGTCTACATCCTGATTTATATCGTCGTCACTGCCCTTTCGCTTCCGGGCGCAGCGGTATTGACCCTTGCCGGCGGTGCCCTTCTCGGCCTCTGGGTCGCGCTGGTTGCGGTTTCCTTCGCCAGCACCATCGGTGCGACCCTCGCTTTTCTCGTCTCCCGTTTCCTGCTACGCGACTGGGTCCAGGGAAAATTCGGCGACAAGCTCAAGGCGATCAATAACGGAGTCGAAAAAGATGGCGCATTCTACCTCTTTTCCCTGCGCCTGGTCCCGATCTTCCCGTTCTTCGTGATCAACCTGGTGATGGGACTGACACCCCTTAAAACGGGGCTCTTCTACATTGTCAGCCAGGTCGGCATGCTTCCCGGCACCTTCGTCTATGTCAACGCCGGCACCCAGCTCGGTCAGATCGAATCGGCTTCGGGCATCCTTTCGCCGGCAATCATTTTTTCCTTCGTGCTGCTCGGCATTTTTCCGCTGATCGCCAGAAAAGTTCTCGACATGGTCAAGGCCCGAAAGGTTTATAAGGACTTTAACAAACCAACCGCTTTCGACTACAACCTGGTCGCTATCGGCGCCGGTTCGGCCGGTCTGGTCAGCGCCTATATTGGTGCCGCGGTCAAGGCCAAAGTCGCCTTGATCGAAAAGCACAAGATGGGCGGCGACTGCCTCAACACCGGTTGCGTTCCGAGCAAGGCGCTGCTGCGCTCGGCCAAGATGCTCTCCTATGCGCAAAGGGCACAGGAGTTCGGCTTTCGCAAAAATGAAGTCGACTTCGATTTCGCCGAGGTCATGGAGCGCGTACAGAACGTGATCAGCAAGGTCGAGCCGCATGATTCGATCGAGCGCTACACCGATCTCGGCGTCGAGGTGTTCACCGGTGAGGCGACCATCGTTTCCCCCTGGGAGGTCGAGGTCAACGGCAAAGTTATCAGCACCCGCAGCATTATCGTCGCCACCGGCGCCCGCCCCTTCATTCCGCCGATTCCGGGGCTCGACCAGGTCGAGTACAAAACGTCCGACAACATCTGGGAGTTGCGGCAAAAACCGGAAAGACTGGTCGTCCTCGGCGGCGGTCCGATCGGCTCCGAACTGACCCAGGCCTTCGCCCGCCTCGGCAGCCGGGTCACCCAGATCGAGATGGCACCACGCATCATGGGGCGCGAGGATAGCGATGCCGCCGACTACATCAAACAAAAGTTTGTCGACGAAGGGGTCAATGTCCTGACTGAGCATCAGGCCAAAGAGGTTGTTGTTGAAGGCGATAAAAAGATGTTGATCTGCGAACACAATGCCGAGAAGGTTGAAATCGCGTTCGACGAGATCCTGGTCGCCGTCGGCCGCAAGGCCAACGTTTCAGGCTTCGGCCTCGAGGAACTGGGAGTCAGGATTGCCGAGCGCGGCACCATTGAGACCGATCCTTATTTACGCACCAACTTCCCCAACATCCTCTGCGCCGGCGACGTCGCCGGCCCCTACCAGTTCACCCATACCGCCGGGCACCAGGCCTGGTACGCCGCAGTCAACGCCCTCTTCGGCAGTTTCAAGAAGTTCAAGGTCGATTACTCGGTCATTCCCTGGGCGACCTACACCGACCCCGAGGTGGCGCGGGTTGGTCTTAACGAAACCGAGGCGAAGGAGCAGGATATCCCTTACGAGGTGACCAAATACGGAATCGATGATCTCGACCGGGCGATCGCCGACTCGGAGGATCACGGCTGGGTCAAGGTCCTGACCAAACCGGGAACCGACAGGATTCTCGGGGTCACTATCGTCGGCACCCACGCCTCCGATATTATTGCCGAGTATATCCTGGCGATGAAAAACAGTATCGGCCTCAACAAGATCCTCGGTACCATTCACATCTATCCGACCCTCGCCGAGTCGAACAAGATGGCGGCCGGCCAGTGGAAAAAAGATCACGCTCCGGAAAAGCTGCTGCAGTGGGTCGAGAAGTTGCACCGCTGGCGGCGATAA
- the bfr gene encoding bacterioferritin — MKGNAKLIDALNDRLSEELGAINQYFVHAEMCEDWGYSTLHQQIKERSIQEMRHAESLIERILFLEGQPLVTKLGPISIGKKVEEMHGKDCDAEADAIKGYNETIKLAVEVGDNGTKQLLETILKDEEMHIDWLEEQQDQIEQMGIQIYLSQQRNGSGGGAAE, encoded by the coding sequence ATGAAAGGAAATGCCAAACTTATCGATGCACTCAATGACCGGTTGTCCGAGGAACTCGGCGCCATCAATCAATATTTCGTCCACGCCGAGATGTGCGAGGACTGGGGTTATAGCACTCTGCACCAGCAGATCAAGGAGCGCTCAATTCAGGAAATGCGTCATGCCGAGTCCCTGATCGAGCGGATTCTTTTTCTCGAGGGCCAGCCGCTTGTAACCAAGCTCGGCCCGATTTCGATCGGTAAAAAAGTCGAGGAGATGCACGGCAAGGACTGCGACGCCGAAGCTGACGCGATCAAGGGCTATAACGAGACGATCAAGCTGGCCGTAGAGGTCGGCGACAACGGCACCAAGCAGTTGCTCGAAACTATCCTCAAGGACGAGGAGATGCACATCGACTGGCTCGAGGAACAACAGGACCAGATCGAGCAGATGGGCATCCAGATCTACCTGTCGCAGCAGCGTAACGGCTCAGGTGGTGGCGCCGCCGAGTAA
- a CDS encoding DUF454 domain-containing protein: MGRRRVLRPVLLALGCLCVILAVFGIFLPVLPTVPFLLLALACFARSSDSFHAWLLNHNRLGPLIRPYLENEGMPAGAKFKAILLVWISIGISVVFFVPLLWVKVLLLVIALAVTAYIMKMPVRSEQE, from the coding sequence ATGGGCAGGCGTAGAGTGCTGCGGCCGGTACTGCTCGCTCTGGGCTGCCTCTGCGTGATCCTGGCGGTATTCGGCATCTTCCTGCCGGTGCTGCCGACCGTGCCCTTTCTGCTGTTGGCACTCGCCTGCTTCGCCCGCAGCTCCGACAGCTTCCATGCCTGGCTGCTCAATCACAACCGGCTCGGGCCGCTGATCCGGCCCTATCTCGAGAACGAGGGAATGCCGGCCGGCGCCAAATTCAAGGCGATCCTCCTGGTCTGGATCAGTATCGGGATTTCCGTGGTTTTTTTCGTGCCGCTGCTCTGGGTCAAAGTACTGTTGCTGGTGATTGCTCTGGCAGTGACTGCCTACATTATGAAAATGCCGGTCCGGAGCGAGCAGGAGTGA
- a CDS encoding EamA family transporter codes for MTQQRLALLYGLLAVLCWSTVASAFKLSLRYLTPAELLFYAALVSLIILFIILLIQGKAGQLKRVKRSALLTSFGLGFINPFLYYLVLFKAYDLLPAQQAQPINYTWAITLTLLSIPLLKQKISLRELLAVAVSYAGVVVISTRGDLLAMQFDSPLGVGLALLSTLFWALYWIYNTRSQCDPVVGLFLNFLFGLPLVGLYLLLTEGFRMPPLSGLLGAGYVGLFEMGITFVLWLKALKLSVNTARIANLIFISPFLSLVFIRFLVGEEILPATFIGLVLIVAGLVLQQTGRPGGAQERVDGQA; via the coding sequence ATGACACAGCAACGACTGGCGCTACTTTACGGTTTGCTTGCGGTCCTCTGCTGGTCGACGGTAGCCAGCGCCTTCAAACTTTCGCTGCGCTACCTGACCCCGGCCGAACTGCTCTTTTATGCCGCGCTGGTTTCACTGATCATCCTCTTTATAATCCTTCTGATCCAGGGAAAGGCGGGTCAGCTCAAACGGGTGAAGCGATCCGCCCTGTTGACTTCTTTCGGCCTCGGGTTTATCAACCCTTTTCTCTATTACCTCGTCCTGTTCAAGGCCTATGACCTGCTACCGGCGCAGCAAGCCCAGCCGATCAACTACACCTGGGCGATCACCCTGACCCTGCTGTCGATTCCGCTGCTCAAGCAGAAGATATCGCTGCGCGAGCTGCTGGCGGTGGCCGTCAGCTACGCCGGGGTCGTCGTTATCTCGACCCGCGGTGATCTGCTGGCGATGCAGTTCGACAGTCCGCTCGGGGTCGGCCTGGCCCTGCTGTCGACCCTGTTCTGGGCGCTCTACTGGATATACAACACGCGCAGTCAATGCGACCCGGTTGTCGGCCTTTTTCTCAACTTCCTGTTCGGTCTGCCGCTGGTCGGCCTTTACCTGCTGCTCACCGAGGGGTTTCGGATGCCTCCGCTGTCCGGCCTGCTCGGCGCCGGTTATGTCGGCCTGTTCGAGATGGGCATCACGTTCGTCCTCTGGCTCAAGGCCCTCAAGCTCTCGGTCAATACCGCCCGCATCGCCAACCTGATCTTTATCTCGCCCTTCCTGTCGTTGGTCTTTATCCGTTTTCTGGTCGGTGAAGAGATCCTGCCGGCGACCTTTATCGGTCTTGTCCTGATCGTTGCCGGGCTGGTCCTGCAGCAGACCGGCAGGCCTGGCGGCGCGCAGGAGAGGGTCGATGGGCAGGCGTAG
- a CDS encoding EamA family transporter, producing the protein MNRSTPATGTFFVLGAAMLWGTTGTAQSFAAAGFDPAIIGACRLAIGGIALMFLALARREISRLSEWPWKQTLLAALFTAAYQLSFFAAVAKTGVAIGTVVGIGSAPIAGGILGYLFRRERPGRRWGMATILAIGGCALLGLAGRSGAVVVDMFGLVLAVGAGASYAAYTLVIKGMLEERAPNAVMAMVVCVAAIILLPTAWGRDLSWLAQPRSIAVVLHLGIFTMALSYWLFARGLQTVQVASAVTLSLAEPMTAALLGVLVVGERLPLAAWGGLLLILSGLMILAFPTRRYRAVREAV; encoded by the coding sequence ATGAACCGCTCGACACCCGCAACCGGAACCTTTTTTGTTCTCGGGGCCGCCATGCTCTGGGGGACTACCGGCACCGCCCAGTCTTTTGCTGCCGCGGGCTTTGATCCGGCGATCATCGGCGCCTGCCGGCTGGCGATCGGTGGCATCGCCCTGATGTTCCTCGCACTGGCGCGCCGCGAGATTTCCCGGTTGTCGGAATGGCCGTGGAAACAAACTCTCCTGGCAGCTCTCTTTACTGCTGCTTATCAGCTCAGCTTCTTTGCCGCCGTCGCCAAGACCGGCGTCGCTATTGGTACCGTCGTCGGTATCGGCAGCGCCCCGATAGCCGGCGGAATCCTTGGTTACCTGTTTCGCCGGGAGCGGCCGGGCAGGCGCTGGGGCATGGCGACAATTCTGGCGATCGGCGGCTGCGCGCTGCTCGGGCTCGCCGGCAGGAGTGGCGCGGTTGTGGTTGATATGTTCGGCCTTGTACTGGCTGTCGGTGCCGGCGCTTCCTATGCTGCATACACCCTGGTGATCAAAGGGATGCTTGAAGAGCGAGCACCAAACGCGGTCATGGCGATGGTGGTCTGTGTTGCCGCGATCATCCTGCTGCCGACGGCCTGGGGGCGTGATCTGTCCTGGCTGGCACAACCGCGCAGTATCGCTGTCGTCCTGCACCTCGGCATCTTTACCATGGCGCTCTCCTACTGGCTGTTTGCCCGCGGCCTGCAGACGGTTCAGGTCGCTTCCGCCGTAACCCTGTCGCTGGCCGAACCGATGACAGCTGCCCTGCTCGGCGTGCTGGTCGTCGGCGAGCGGCTGCCGCTGGCCGCCTGGGGCGGTTTGTTGCTGATCCTCTCCGGGCTGATGATTCTCGCCTTTCCGACGCGCCGCTACCGGGCGGTTCGGGAGGCGGTATGA
- a CDS encoding universal stress protein, producing the protein MSFKDILVHIDTRTTCQSRLAAAIGLARQHRARLTGLYVIPHPYFASHHVDPQKIAAEAKKDFAEATAAAGIETEWICADCAASNMDMSQLINLHAHYRDLLVVSQVDFEHPERSSPPDLPERAVLGAGRPVLIVPYAGQFESIGQRVMLGWRGGPESSRALHDAMPLLGAAEAVRVISIEGRHGDEASRCHDADICQHLQRHSIKATSERLVSGDMKVGDLLLSRIADQGIDLLVIGAFSQSRRGHQTLGEIGRYLLDSMTVPVLMSH; encoded by the coding sequence ATGAGTTTCAAAGACATCCTGGTCCATATCGATACCCGCACCACCTGCCAATCGCGACTCGCGGCTGCAATCGGCCTCGCCCGTCAACACCGGGCCCGCTTGACCGGGCTCTACGTGATTCCGCATCCCTATTTCGCTTCCCACCATGTTGATCCGCAAAAGATCGCCGCCGAGGCGAAAAAGGATTTTGCCGAAGCGACGGCCGCCGCCGGCATCGAGACCGAATGGATCTGCGCCGATTGTGCCGCCAGCAACATGGACATGTCGCAACTGATCAACCTGCACGCTCACTATCGTGATCTGCTGGTTGTCAGCCAGGTCGACTTTGAGCATCCGGAACGATCGAGCCCTCCCGATCTGCCGGAGCGGGCGGTGCTCGGTGCCGGCCGTCCGGTTCTGATCGTCCCCTATGCCGGCCAGTTCGAAAGCATCGGCCAGCGCGTTATGCTCGGCTGGCGCGGCGGACCGGAATCATCACGGGCCCTGCATGACGCAATGCCGTTGCTCGGCGCAGCCGAAGCGGTCCGGGTGATCAGTATTGAAGGTCGCCATGGCGACGAAGCATCGAGGTGTCATGATGCCGATATCTGTCAGCATCTGCAGCGTCATTCGATCAAGGCAACGAGTGAGCGCCTGGTCAGCGGCGACATGAAGGTTGGCGATCTTTTGTTGAGCCGCATCGCCGACCAGGGGATCGACCTTCTGGTGATCGGTGCCTTTTCGCAGTCGCGGCGCGGCCACCAGACACTCGGCGAGATCGGCCGCTACCTGCTCGATTCGATGACGGTGCCGGTATTGATGTCGCATTAA
- a CDS encoding ABC transporter ATP-binding protein: protein MSDDILFEIKDLEVSYGSISAIKGISLEVRKGEIVAILGANGAGKTTTMRTISQLLKAESGSIRFKGQELTEIPAHKVVKLGISHSPEGRRVFGILTVEENLMLGAYSRKKMNRDTLNWVYELFPRLQERRKQLAGTLSGGEQQMLAIGRALMSDPEMLLLDEPSLGIAPILVKAIFKQIREIAKKGVTVLLVEQNAKAALRLADRGYVLDVGKIALSGTSQELLASEKVQEAYLGKKH, encoded by the coding sequence ATGAGTGACGACATCCTGTTTGAAATAAAGGATCTCGAGGTCTCCTATGGCAGCATCTCTGCGATCAAGGGGATCTCGCTCGAAGTGCGCAAGGGCGAGATTGTCGCCATCCTCGGTGCCAATGGAGCCGGTAAAACGACCACCATGCGGACCATCAGTCAGCTGCTTAAGGCCGAGTCCGGCTCGATCCGGTTCAAGGGGCAGGAGTTGACCGAGATCCCGGCGCACAAGGTGGTCAAGCTCGGCATCAGTCATTCTCCGGAGGGCCGGCGGGTTTTCGGCATCCTCACGGTCGAGGAGAACCTGATGCTCGGCGCCTACAGCCGTAAAAAAATGAATCGCGACACCCTGAACTGGGTCTATGAATTGTTCCCGCGCCTGCAGGAGCGCCGCAAGCAGCTGGCCGGGACTCTCTCCGGCGGCGAACAGCAGATGCTGGCCATTGGCCGCGCCCTGATGTCCGATCCGGAAATGCTGCTGCTCGACGAGCCGAGCCTCGGTATCGCGCCAATCCTGGTCAAGGCGATCTTCAAGCAGATCAGGGAGATTGCCAAAAAAGGCGTCACCGTTCTTCTGGTCGAACAGAACGCCAAGGCGGCTCTCAGGCTGGCCGACCGCGGATACGTGCTTGATGTTGGCAAGATCGCCCTCTCTGGCACTTCACAGGAGTTGCTCGCTTCGGAGAAGGTTCAGGAAGCGTATCTCGGCAAGAAACACTGA